The following proteins are co-located in the Osmia lignaria lignaria isolate PbOS001 chromosome 12, iyOsmLign1, whole genome shotgun sequence genome:
- the LOC117609968 gene encoding CAAX prenyl protease 1 homolog, with protein MTTFVKLVEENLLYGILTVIWLLFLWVYYLSYRQKALVTRLVELPQSVEKIMTKDVYDKSRSYYLDKLNFSDFKEFYSELFTTAFLLTFGYYYFWSWSIDLVKYFGFNEKNEYLVSVVCMFLINVLHDIIFLPLKIYSTFVVEQKHGFNKETPALFIKDRLLMFVIREVITEPILCAIIWIIKNGGDYFFFYVWIFLIIVSVFMMILYPEVIAPLFDTYTPLPEGDLKKKIEALAASINYPLYKIFLVNKSKRSSHSNAYLYGFYKHKRIVLFDTLVKEYYKPPEGETEIKGCETDEVLAVLAHELGHWKYNHTLKGFVLGLMSFMLNLFLYAKLLNYEPMYRAFGFMDSQPIFIGLIIVTMYILIPLNILLNFLSVVVARRFEFEADRFAKIVGHGGALKSSLIKLEVDNLGYPLYDKLFSGWHHNHPSILERLEAMDKED; from the exons ATGACTACTTTTGTAAAATTAGTTGAAGAAAATTTACTTTATGGAATTTTGACAGTAATATGGCTATTATTTCTCTGGGTATATTACCTAAGCTACCGTCAG aaaGCTTTGGTAACACGTTTGGTTGAATTACCTCAGTCCGTTGAGAAGATAATGACAAAGGATGTTTATGATAAATCACGCAGTTATTATTTAGATAAATTAAACTTCAGTGATTTTAAAGAGTTTTATTCAGAACTCTTTACTACG gCTTTTCTATTGACTTTTGGGTATTATTATTTCTGGTCATGGAGTATTGATCTAGTGAAATATTTtggttttaatgaaaaaaatgaataccTTGTAAGCGTTGTGTGTATGTTCCTGATAAATGTTCTTCATGACATAATATTTTTACCCTTGAAAATCTACTCTACATTTGTTGTGGAACAGAAACATGGTTTTAATAAAGAG ACACCAGCATTATTTATCAAAGATCGGCTTCTTATGTTTGTTATTCGAGAAGTAATCACAGAACCTATACTCTGTGCCATAATATGGATCATAAAGAACGGAGGAGATTACTTCTTCTTTTATGTTTGgatctttttaattattgttagtGTATTTATGATGATTCTCTATCCAGAAGTAATCGCTCCACTGTTTGACACGTATACACCGCTTCCGGAGGGAgatctgaaaaagaaaattgaagcaTTAGCAGCGTCTATTAATTATCCactttacaaaatatttcttgTCAATAAATCGAAGAGATCATCGCATAGTAATGCGTATCTTTATGGATTTTATAAGCACAAGAGAATTGTTTTGTTTGATACTTTGGTGAAAGAGTATTACAAACCACCGGAAGGTGAAACGGAAATAAAAGGATGTGAAACGGATGAAGTATTGGCAGTATTAGCACATGAATTAGGACATTGGAAATATAACCATACGTTAAAAGGATTTGTACTTGGCTTG ATGAGTTTCATGCTTAATCTCTTCCTCTATGCAAAACTTCTGAATTATGAACCTATGTACCGTGCTTTCGGGTTTATGGATTCTCAGCCTATATTTATAGGACTCATCATCGTCACCATGTATATTTTGATACCCTTAAATATA ctGTTGAACTTCTTATCAGTAGTAGTTGCAAGAAGATTTGAATTCGAAGCAGACAGATTCGCAAAGATTGTAGGACATGGTGGGGCACTGAAAAGCTCATTGATTAAGCTTGAAGTAGATAATTTGGGTTATCCTCTTTATGACAAATTATTTTCTGGTTGGCATCACAACCATCCTTCCATTCTCGAAAGACTCGAAGCTATGGATAAAgaagattaa